A genomic stretch from Hallerella porci includes:
- a CDS encoding virulence RhuM family protein: MAKKKQEVSLVRSSAAEYLTFIASTGDSHESIEMRYEDENIWLTQKMMAALYDVGLPTINEHVKKIYADKELTESATIRNFRIVQSEGARQVSRIVNHYNLQMIIAVGFKVNNERAVQFRKWANSIVKDFTIKGWVMDDDRLKNDGSVLTKKYFEQQLEKIREIRISERKFYQKITDIYATALDYDPSAKATKRFFQAVQNKLHYSVHGQTAAEVIYNRADAQKENMGLTNWEGAPQGKIHKYDVVVAKNYLTDEELKQLERIVSAYLDMAEMQAERHIPMTMQDWETRLNGFLTLWDRDVLKDNGKISAEIAKLHALTEFEKFRVVQDKIYQSDFDKFLKENHIEYIADN, translated from the coding sequence AGAAACAAGAAGTGAGTTTGGTGCGTTCATCAGCGGCGGAATATTTGACATTTATTGCCTCCACTGGCGATAGCCACGAAAGCATTGAAATGCGCTACGAAGACGAAAATATTTGGCTTACCCAAAAAATGATGGCAGCACTTTATGATGTTGGTTTGCCGACAATAAACGAGCATGTAAAAAAAATCTACGCAGACAAAGAATTAACAGAAAGTGCAACTATTCGGAATTTCCGAATAGTTCAAAGCGAAGGCGCAAGACAAGTTTCAAGAATCGTCAATCATTACAATTTGCAAATGATTATTGCCGTAGGTTTTAAAGTCAACAATGAACGCGCGGTGCAATTTCGGAAATGGGCTAATTCCATCGTCAAGGATTTTACAATTAAAGGCTGGGTGATGGATGACGACCGATTGAAAAATGACGGTTCTGTTTTAACAAAAAAATATTTCGAACAGCAGCTTGAAAAAATTCGCGAGATTCGAATTTCCGAGCGCAAATTCTATCAGAAAATTACAGACATTTATGCGACCGCTTTAGACTACGACCCGAGCGCAAAAGCGACAAAAAGATTTTTCCAAGCAGTGCAAAACAAATTGCATTACAGCGTTCATGGCCAAACTGCCGCTGAAGTCATTTACAATCGTGCCGATGCACAAAAAGAAAATATGGGGCTCACCAATTGGGAAGGCGCTCCACAGGGTAAAATTCACAAATACGATGTTGTCGTGGCGAAAAATTATTTGACAGACGAAGAATTAAAACAACTTGAAAGAATTGTTTCGGCTTATTTAGATATGGCAGAAATGCAAGCCGAGCGCCATATTCCGATGACGATGCAAGATTGGGAAACTCGATTAAACGGATTTTTAACTTTGTGGGACAGAGACGTTTTAAAAGACAATGGAAAAATTTCTGCGGAAATTGCCAAGCTCCACGCCTTAACCGAATTCGAAAAATTCCGCGTTGTGCAAGACAAAATTTATCAAAGCGATTTTGATAAATTCTTAAAAGAAAATCACATCGAATACATCGCTGACAATTAG